The Microbacterium sp. LWH7-1.2 genome window below encodes:
- a CDS encoding TetR/AcrR family transcriptional regulator, translating into MAGSGPGRRGSYAKGVAKREEILTRALDVIAREGYRGASVKELADAAGLSQAGLLHYFDSKEELFTEILRKRDELDSVGQGVGGDPQRGLTPAEDGELPDIRAGYLDIIRHNADVPGLVHLFARLSVDAADPEHPAHQFFVTRGASLRRFFAEVVAAKQAAGEITDRVDPDTIARLFQAVADGMQLQWMLEPDVDMAAAVGALFELLAPKEGS; encoded by the coding sequence ATGGCAGGGAGCGGACCGGGGCGGCGGGGCTCCTACGCGAAAGGCGTCGCGAAGCGCGAGGAGATCCTCACGCGCGCGCTCGACGTGATCGCCCGCGAGGGTTATCGCGGCGCTTCGGTCAAGGAACTGGCGGATGCCGCGGGCCTCAGCCAGGCAGGACTCCTCCACTACTTCGACAGCAAGGAGGAGCTCTTCACCGAGATCCTCCGCAAGCGCGACGAGCTCGACTCCGTGGGGCAGGGGGTGGGCGGCGATCCGCAGCGTGGCCTGACCCCCGCCGAGGATGGCGAACTCCCCGACATCCGCGCGGGCTATCTCGACATCATCCGGCACAACGCCGACGTCCCCGGGCTCGTGCACCTGTTCGCCCGGCTGTCGGTCGACGCGGCGGATCCGGAGCATCCGGCTCACCAGTTCTTCGTCACGCGCGGGGCGAGCCTCCGCCGCTTCTTCGCCGAGGTCGTGGCCGCGAAGCAGGCGGCCGGCGAGATCACGGACCGCGTCGATCCCGACACGATCGCGCGTCTGTTCCAGGCGGTCGCCGACGGCATGCAGCTGCAGTGGATGCTCGAGCCCGACGTCGACATGGCCGCCGCGGTGGGCGCCCTGTTCGAGTTGCTCGCTCCGAAGGAGGGCTCATGA